In one Corallococcus sp. EGB genomic region, the following are encoded:
- the ruvA gene encoding Holliday junction branch migration protein RuvA, translating to MIARLRGNVLEKGPEDAVIDVNGVGYRVNLSTVSLGKLPADGQPVDLRIRTVVREDAFELFGFLSPAEEELFQLLNTVSRVGPRMALGVMSGMEVGELIAALSRGETSRLAKIHGVGKKTAERLVLELKEKVRNLHSEGIARGTTPRAPVASGNKADLVSALLNLGYKQPQAEKAADVVIERLGPDAAFQTLFREALKSLRSSP from the coding sequence ATGATCGCCCGGCTGCGTGGCAACGTGTTGGAGAAGGGCCCCGAGGACGCCGTCATCGACGTGAACGGCGTGGGCTACCGCGTGAACCTTTCCACCGTGTCGCTGGGCAAGCTGCCCGCGGACGGCCAGCCGGTGGATCTGCGCATCCGCACCGTGGTGCGCGAGGACGCCTTCGAGCTCTTCGGCTTCCTCTCCCCCGCGGAGGAGGAGCTCTTCCAGCTCCTCAACACCGTCTCCCGCGTCGGTCCGCGCATGGCCCTGGGCGTGATGTCCGGCATGGAGGTGGGCGAGCTCATCGCGGCCCTGTCGCGCGGTGAGACGAGCCGGCTCGCGAAGATCCACGGCGTGGGCAAGAAGACCGCGGAGCGCCTGGTCCTGGAGCTCAAGGAGAAGGTGCGCAACCTCCACTCGGAGGGCATCGCGCGCGGCACCACCCCCCGCGCCCCCGTCGCCTCCGGCAACAAGGCGGACCTCGTCTCCGCGCTGCTCAACCTGGGCTACAAGCAGCCCCAGGCGGAGAAGGCCGCGGACGTCGTCATCGAGCGGCTGGGTCCGGACGCTGCCTTCCAGACCCTCTTCCGCGAAGCCCTCAAGTCCCTGCGCTCCAGCCCGTGA
- the ruvC gene encoding crossover junction endodeoxyribonuclease RuvC, with translation MRVLGVDPGSRFMGFGVVEEKKGRLVHLGHGIIKVVESAPLAERLKDLHAALSAALGRYQPEAVAVEGLFTFRNARSALVLGHARGVALLAAAQAGLPVHEYAPASVKKSVGASGAGGKDAVARMVRTLLGVDEATLERADASDALAVALCHLNHFRVGMPRAVSPGNGKRKGAASVLADRLSSAYQRPEARR, from the coding sequence GTGCGGGTACTCGGCGTGGACCCAGGCAGCCGCTTCATGGGCTTCGGGGTGGTGGAGGAGAAGAAGGGCCGGCTCGTGCACCTGGGCCATGGCATCATCAAGGTGGTGGAGTCCGCGCCCCTCGCTGAACGCCTGAAGGACCTGCACGCCGCCCTGAGCGCCGCGCTCGGGCGCTACCAGCCGGAGGCCGTGGCCGTGGAAGGCCTCTTCACCTTCCGCAACGCCCGCAGCGCCCTGGTGCTGGGACACGCGCGCGGCGTGGCCCTGCTCGCCGCGGCGCAGGCGGGCCTGCCCGTGCACGAGTACGCCCCCGCCAGCGTGAAGAAGTCCGTGGGCGCCAGCGGCGCGGGCGGCAAGGACGCCGTGGCGCGCATGGTGCGCACGCTGCTCGGCGTGGATGAAGCGACGCTGGAGCGCGCGGATGCCAGTGACGCGCTCGCCGTCGCGCTGTGCCACCTCAATCACTTCCGCGTGGGCATGCCCCGCGCCGTCTCGCCTGGAAACGGCAAGCGCAAGGGGGCCGCGTCGGTGCTCGCGGACCGCCTGTCGTCCGCCTACCAGCGCCCGGAGGCCCGCCGATGA
- a CDS encoding ELWxxDGT repeat protein yields MGLGGGPRPCGQAARLVGDLWPGAEGSAPEALVELDGRVVYVANDGVSGRELWVTDGSGADPRLVMDLRPGAYGSTPRFLTRMGGRLFFVADDGVHGPELWRTDGTVKGTVLVADIRPGTQGSAPDGLTVVAGRLYFTADDGVHGRELWSTDGTANGTRLTQEFAPGPGSLFLDDLKEWNGKLVLVAYGSTVNLWVVDGHSGSSRVLFTGPEQSVVFSLTPAGKDRLFFLADMGLGEADLWVTRGQGLSTLPLLHFAGDYPAELTALGNAVYFMAGAEGFFGEPGDLLHGGELWKSDGTLPGTRLVRDLHPGPQGSLPSGLTALNGRLYFAADDGVHGRELWSTDGTAQGTMLVQDLEPGPLGSAPGAFAAADGWLFFSATTSGRGREGWYSNGNPGRVEPMRDIAPGGLDSNPRGFVRAGGSVFFTATRPEQGEEPWSLPFLPAARCALLAE; encoded by the coding sequence GTGGGCTTGGGTGGAGGACCTCGGCCCTGCGGCCAGGCAGCGCGGCTCGTGGGGGACCTGTGGCCGGGCGCGGAGGGCTCGGCGCCGGAGGCGCTGGTGGAGCTGGACGGGCGCGTCGTCTACGTCGCGAATGACGGCGTGTCGGGCCGCGAGCTGTGGGTGACGGACGGGAGCGGCGCGGACCCGCGGCTCGTGATGGACCTGCGGCCCGGGGCGTATGGCAGCACGCCGCGCTTCCTCACGCGGATGGGCGGGCGGCTGTTCTTCGTCGCGGACGACGGCGTGCACGGGCCGGAGCTGTGGCGCACGGACGGCACGGTGAAGGGCACGGTGCTGGTGGCGGACATCCGGCCCGGGACGCAGGGCAGCGCGCCGGACGGGCTGACGGTGGTGGCCGGGCGGCTGTACTTCACCGCGGATGACGGCGTGCACGGCCGCGAGCTGTGGAGCACGGACGGCACGGCGAATGGCACCCGGCTCACGCAGGAGTTCGCGCCTGGGCCGGGCTCGCTGTTCCTCGACGACCTGAAGGAGTGGAACGGGAAGCTGGTGCTGGTGGCCTACGGCAGCACGGTGAACCTGTGGGTGGTGGATGGGCACTCCGGCAGCTCGCGGGTGTTGTTCACCGGCCCGGAGCAGTCCGTCGTCTTCTCGCTGACGCCGGCGGGCAAGGACCGGCTCTTCTTCCTCGCGGACATGGGCCTGGGCGAGGCGGACCTCTGGGTGACCCGAGGCCAGGGCCTCTCCACCCTCCCCTTGTTGCACTTCGCGGGGGACTACCCGGCGGAGCTCACGGCGCTGGGCAACGCCGTGTACTTCATGGCCGGCGCGGAGGGCTTCTTCGGCGAGCCCGGCGACCTGCTCCACGGCGGCGAGCTGTGGAAGAGCGACGGCACGCTCCCGGGCACCCGCCTGGTGAGGGACCTCCATCCGGGGCCCCAGGGCTCGCTGCCCTCCGGGCTGACGGCGCTGAACGGGCGGCTGTACTTCGCCGCGGATGACGGCGTGCACGGCCGCGAGCTGTGGAGCACGGATGGCACGGCGCAGGGCACGATGCTCGTGCAGGACCTGGAGCCGGGCCCCCTGGGCAGCGCCCCCGGCGCCTTCGCGGCGGCGGACGGGTGGCTCTTCTTCTCCGCCACGACGTCCGGCCGCGGCCGCGAGGGCTGGTACTCCAATGGCAACCCGGGCCGCGTGGAGCCGATGCGCGACATCGCGCCCGGGGGGCTGGACTCGAACCCCCGGGGCTTCGTGCGCGCGGGGGGCTCCGTCTTCTTCACCGCCACGCGCCCGGAGCAGGGCGAGGAGCCGTGGTCGCTGCCCTTCCTCCCCGCGGCCCGCTGCGCCCTCCTGGCGGAGTGA
- a CDS encoding YebC/PmpR family DNA-binding transcriptional regulator → MSGHNRWSKLKRRNAVLGVAKGKLYSKAIKEMTVAARLGGGDPSSNARLRVAVGLAREANIPRDTIERAIKKGTGELAGESYEEVTYEGYGPGGVALIIECLTDNRNRSASDVRNLLSNYGGNMGAEGAVGWMFHRKGAIAVKPGPSEDQVMEQALDAGAEDVVDQGPDGFEVRTAPADLHAVGAKLEAAGLPLGEQKWTFVPQNTVKVEGDNAKRLLKLMDALDDNDDVQHVYANFEIDESLMESLST, encoded by the coding sequence ATGTCCGGTCACAACCGATGGTCGAAACTCAAGCGCCGGAATGCCGTCCTGGGCGTGGCCAAGGGAAAGCTCTACTCCAAGGCCATCAAGGAGATGACCGTCGCCGCGCGGCTGGGCGGCGGTGACCCGTCCAGCAACGCCCGCCTGCGCGTGGCCGTGGGCCTGGCGCGCGAGGCGAACATCCCGCGCGACACCATCGAGCGCGCCATCAAGAAGGGGACGGGCGAGCTCGCCGGCGAGTCCTACGAAGAGGTGACGTACGAGGGCTACGGCCCCGGCGGCGTCGCGCTCATCATCGAGTGCCTCACCGACAACCGGAACCGCTCCGCCAGCGACGTGCGCAACCTCCTGAGCAACTACGGCGGGAACATGGGCGCGGAAGGCGCCGTGGGCTGGATGTTCCACAGGAAGGGCGCCATCGCCGTGAAGCCCGGCCCCTCCGAGGACCAGGTGATGGAGCAGGCCCTGGACGCGGGCGCCGAGGACGTCGTGGACCAGGGGCCGGACGGCTTCGAGGTGCGCACCGCCCCGGCGGACCTGCACGCGGTGGGCGCGAAGCTGGAGGCCGCGGGCCTTCCCCTGGGCGAGCAGAAGTGGACCTTCGTGCCGCAGAACACCGTGAAGGTGGAAGGCGACAACGCGAAGCGCTTGTTGAAGCTGATGGACGCGCTCGACGACAACGACGACGTGCAGCACGTGTACGCCAACTTCGAAATCGACGAGTCCCTGATGGAGTCGCTGTCCACGTGA